TCACTGAGCAAAGCTTATCGATGTGGAAGTCAGCCCAGTTATTTCTCTGAGACCTTCAGTCACAGCAGTATTTGATGTCTGGGCTCTTTTGCTTCCTTTATTTGTAGACCTGCACATGTCCATGCAAGGAGGTGGTGTTCCCCCCACAGTCCACATACTGGTACATCTCCTGGGAGACCTGCTCCGCGTGGCCAAAGTATGACGTAGTCACCGTCACCCTGAAAAACCACCAGAGAGTCAACAACTGTACATCCCATAACAAGGTGAGACAAGCGCAGGAAGACTGTCACTTCTAAATCTTGCAATGGTGTTGAAAAGCGGAGAAACCACCTTTCTTTAACAGGTTAAGATATGAGTTTCAGGAGATGATAAGTATTTCAATGGGGTAGAACTTTTTGGTTGACTTGAATTTAAAATAAGTAGATCCCAAGAGCCacaattttctttttagttGTATGTGAGTTTAGTATGGTTGGTTTGAACTATGCTGCTATGGCTACTTTAAACTTCTTTGCTAACTGATTAGGGTATGTACTGTAGCTTACAAAAGTGTAATGCTTAGCAGTGGCTTGCTgttcaaaagaaaaataattgacTCTTGATTCTTCTTGTTTATGCATATCCATATTTATGTTCTagttgtgttgctgttttcCTGGTAAAGCCAACTGTTTGATTCATTCTCCCAAGATGTCTAGACACAGACTAAATCACCGTTTTTGAGGTGGGTAAAGACATCTTTTGTTAAATGCATCAAACTGAAGCAAGGGGTATTTAGGGCATTAtggtattaaaataaaaaacattgaattgCAAGAGTGGGCGTTACAGCATCAGCTGCTTTTCTTTAACCCATTTTTATTGGGATTTAGTCTAAATGTTACTTAGCTAGAAAGCTGTTTTTTGGCTTCTCGCAGAGGATTAAGTCGACTATTAAAGATTATATCTGCCTTGGACAAATGTTTGCTTTGCTAAATTTACAATCTGTCTGAATGTCAGTGTTGACATGTAAATGAGCAAGGCACCCAAGGCCCATGTATCAGAAGGTAGTGTTGTCTCTGGGCAGCTCTTCAGTATGTGTGGATGAAACCATGTATGACTGTGGAGGACAGAGTTTTTGAGATTGATGCTAATGTTAAAAATAGTGTACATTAAGCCATACTTACTGCATCATGACCACTATGTTGTGAACTTTAATGGTTGGCAAGGTGCAGTAGTCACTGTAAGAAAAGAAGTGGTTTGTGATTTAAAATGATCCGAGTGTACACAGTACATTTGTATGACTTGTTGAAAGATACTTACAACATATAACTCATCTCATCAGCGATGGTGGTGGGAACTGTGTAGTCAATCTGCAATAAACACAATTTATGTAAGGATTTGAGGAGAAAAACAATATTAGACATCAACATATCACCCATGTATGCCAATTACAACAATGGTCCAATAGTGAACAGTTGTACCAAGATTTGGAATGTCACAAGACTTAAAGACAACAAGGATTTAATGGTGCttaaaacatttgtttgaaGTCTGGATTGttgcagaaacattttttttatttttcagtaaTCACATGACAAGTATGTGGAGTTTTTAAGTTGGATGACGTTCTTTGGTATTGTGACTATGGGTGTAACAGTGAGCTGTTAGGCTGTGCCAGTTGCAATTATCACAGCTAAAGTATATCACAATCTCAGTCCATTTTCTGTAACCTCTAATCATTAATAGATTTTCctccaaggtgtgtgtgtgtgtgtgtgtgtgtgtgtgtgtgtgtgtgtgtgtgtgtgtgtgtgtgtgtgtgtgtgtgtgtgtgtgtgtaaatgtatttcaACCTACCTGCCGTTCATCCAGTGGTATGATCACTGAGCTGTTGTTGAACTTGGCCTTCCCTATCACCGTCTTGGAGAATTGCACTTGGGCTGTGATGTTGGTCACAGATATGGTGTAGTAGTTGTTATTGGTGATGTTCAGAGTGCTCTGGATagaagaagataaaaaaaaaaaaggtgtgcaATTCTGGCACTAGAGTGCTTGATGAAAAAAGCTGTctgctgtttatttttattttgctgaAAAAAAGCTGACTGCTGCAGCCAAAAACTGTTctgatgagagcagtgagagtgaaccaaaacagtaaagtaatAATTATGTTTGTATTCATGACTACGAGCAACCCCTTTCACATACAAGGAGTTGTtaacataaaaatattgattatagctgcTTTGAGGCTGGGTCAAAACGTTAAAACCTAAACACAAACCAAATTACTAAATTGATCTACAGGGTTTCAATTTAAGTCAGGGGAGTATCGACTACACAATCTTACTGTGATGTTGAGATAGACAATGCGTTTCTCCAAGTCATAGGAGACGTAGGCGGACTTCACTCCCACATAGGAGACATCAATAGAGCGAGGGAATAGGAAGAAAACAGCCAGGCCAGACAGCAGCAGGCAAAGTACCACTGATATTGTGACATACAGCTTTCTGCacgagaaagaaaagagaagtgaGACCCTGTACCCAGCTGAGCACTTCAGAGACTATCGTGCTACTGTGTCTTCATTTAGTTACGGTACATCATGCAGACAGTGAACACGGttcatatttaaaaatgaaaataaaaagtagcACTAAGTTCAGACTTACGTCCTGCTCGGCCTGAGCCTTTGGTCGCTGTATGGAATCAGAGCTACGAGCTGATTCTCTTGACCTGTTGAGTAATTCAAGGAAAGAACAGGAAAGCTATGTCATTTTACTGTTGGATTGAGTAAGGAgtatgttgtgtgatttgcacTGTGCAACAATACTGTACAACTCcttttataatatttattacGTGTGTGGGGTACAAAGGAGTTTGAGGGCATGACAATTTTAATCGGATTCCTGGTTTGTAACGTTTGTGTCCCGTTCTACATTATACAAACTGCAAAAATATAAGAGCATCCATCTTTCATGAAGGGTCTTGAGAAAATCGTAAAAAATGGAAAAGGATTTCTAATTGTGAGGTCTTTAACTTGACTAACTTTGTCTCAAAGCCTGGAAAAGTAGGCAACATGGCCTATTTATTTAGTCGCTCTCTTGATTTTTCCTCCAAGTTATTATATCTATCGCTACATCTGTGGTTTATGAATGTTGTTGAAGACATAAAGGCCTGAAACTTGTATTTACATTCAGACTTTTGTAGTattatatttgaaaatgtatgcacTGGCACTCTGGATCTGGTTCATACACACTAAGTTTCTTGTATATGTGAGCCGGACATATGGATATAATCACCCTCACTGCAATACTTAggatttttaaattgtaaaactCAATCTTGAACTTTAAGTTGGGCTATAATAGATCTGCACGGGCCGTGTTTTTCCTACGTGGCTGGCCATGTTGCCACAATAAAATCCTGGTAGAGGCTTGTACAATTGAAACCTCAACTTGCCTGAAATATGAAGCTTGACTTTAGACTCAACTTTAGCGCAATTTGCCTGTGAAATACATTTAGGATAAAGCATCACACACTGGCCTGGTTAGTAaatacaaatcttttttttttttttttttttttttgtaatttactGACACCATGTTATAGGATCTCTGTATACTGATTAGggaataaatcaatgttactTCATGCTTCAGTTTAAAGGTGCGTAGTGCAGCTTttttgcacattctgcactcaaTCCATTCAGCCactttttttcttatgttaaaaAAGCTATTCTGAAtacatttgtttctgtatttattgtttatttcatattaatgttcaatatgtgtgtttgtttatgtactgtatgtaccaaccaccaaggcaaaGTCCTTGGgattacttacttggcaataaacctgATTCTGATTAAGATCCTGAAAACTCACAATAACAGCATTTTCTGCTATAGTTACAATTTTGGTTTTTCACGAAACATTTGTCCTGTGAAGGGAAAGAGCTTGTCACATATTTCCATGCACTAATCGGAGTTTATCAACATTTGATTGCTTATATTGCCGGCACAGTCAATCAATTGTGGTCAACCATAACCCACACAGTCATGATGAAGCAgattagcctttttttttttttttttttttttttttttgcttttaacttagaaagaaacaatacctaaggatgttttttatttttattttaacttaatCTGATTGTTACTTATTTAGTGCTAAATAGTTAATGTTATCAAGAAAAACTTAAAAGTTTAAAGGGACTTCTCTGACACTGCTCTCATACGGAGTTAAAAATGGATACTGATAGCACTGTTTGAGTAATGATTATCTATATCTAGAAGCTTTTACCTCTTGGTATTCTGCCGGTGCCCTGACATGTCGGGCACGTGACGCTGTCCCGTCCAGTGAACTCCACGTAGGGGAACTGAGATACGTCTCCGTTCTTTCCATCCTCCTCGCCGTCTCTGTACTCTCCAGAAGCAGTCAGTGCGTCCTGACTCTCGTCTTTGGGGTGGGCCAAGTGAGAATGGAACTTGCCCATAGCTGCAGCTCTCTGTACCCAACACAAAAGACCGCATGAGCAGAGAGCCATGTAGCAGGGTGTGCTGACTAACCACACGCCACACAGCTGCTTGAATGTGAAATTGGACCTGGACGCAGTCCAGGAAACATTTTCCGGGAGAACCAACATCAGCTGGTGCAATGCCCATGAACAAATATCACTTGTATACTTGAGAAATAATTCTGTTGGTAGTTAGTTTCTGGAGAATGAGCTGTTAGCATTAGCAAATACTGGAAGTGAATGATCACATCTCTGGCATTACTATAATATTCATAAATATGCTTTAGTCTTTAGTAAGCACAAGGTTATAAGATACCCGTGTGTATATTCAAATGGTGAGTTAAAACaattttggataaaaaaaaaaaggcaatataAGGCAtgtaaatcaactaattgtttagTCGAAATGTGACTATTAGTAGGGTTTATTTAGTGAGAACAGACGTAATGTTGAACTTTTCAGTAGTACAATTGTTTGATTTTCCAAATGTAGATCTGCAGTATGACATTTCAAACAATTTTTGAACAGTAATATATTGACTGATTAATATGTTTTATAGGCTAAGTATAATTTAATCAGCATGTGAATATTTAGCTGGTCACAGACTAAATGTATTTACTGTTTGGTAGTTAACTATGGGAAAAGTAAAACGTGACTAAAGCTGTGAAATGAATGTGGTGGATTAAAagatatattaataatatttctcTGAATTATAGCAAGgttgaagtataaagtagcataaaatggcagtggtggaatgtaactaagtactgtACAATtgtaaggtacttgtacttaacttgagtatttccattgtactttatacttctactccactagaTTTTGGAGGCAgctattgtactttttactccactacatttatttgacagctttagtcactttgcagattttgataattaataccaaaaaaaaaaatcaactaatACATTATGATGTATTATTACTGATTAAGCTACTGAGCAATATAAAGTTATTAACTATaagctccacctttaccagctgcaacattaaagtgatataattaatgcatcagtaattATGATTCAATGATACAGTATCGGCCTATAAGAATCTGAAATGGGCTTTTACTTTCTGTgctttaattatatttaatgataatactttaagtaaataatacttcttccaccaccacccccactgtaaaatggaaatactcaagtaaagtataagtaggctacctcaaaattgtacttgagtaatGTACTTAGTTCCTTTCCACCACTATCTGTAAAGAACGTCTATCCTAAAATGTTGGGGAGAATCATCAGGTTACCCCGGTTACCCACTGCAGGTGTTTGGGCCACAGCAGCTGCTGGGGGATAATTGCTAgcattaacgttagcctacattGTGAAAGCACAGACAACCAGGACAACATGCATTGCAAATAAGAGATGCCACCGAGATACCGCAGGATGTTGCCCAGAGATCCCATAGATATACATATAGCTAGAGAGACAACGTTACAGGATGCGTTGTGTGTTCCACTGTAAAAACACAGGCCGCCATGCTTCTGAGCTGTTAAGTAAGCCTCAGACTGGAACACAACGTACCGGCCGGAAGAAAACAGCTACAACGCCTTAATTTTTACTACCAAAAGCGATATTTGGTATTTGAAGTATTCTTTCGACACAATAAGCAAAACAGTATTTCATGTCGTCGCGTAATTGTGACATTTAATTGAAGAAATCGTACGAGGTGCAGGACAATCCGCACCGCAACACAGTGAAGTTAACGTAGCTAAATTCTGCAGGACAATCCGCACCGCAGTTAGATGCGTCACCGTAACCATTCAATATTATAAACCATAGCTGCATATTATTTCCCTTAGCTAACGCCTCAcctgttttgtgttttacttgTTTGACATTCGTTGTATCGTCGCTGGCTGTTCGCTGTTGTGGTCAACACACCAATGGAGAATGAAGCTGAGGGGAAcgcctccctcctcttcctatTGGACCGACAACAACACAAATGGACCTTATGGACATTTACTCTGTCAGTTAGTGGTGGAGGAAGTCTTCAGATTCTATAGAATAGAAATCCTTagaaagtactaataccacactgtaaacatactcGACTACATtgtaagtaaaagtcctgcattgaaaatgttccttaagtaaaagttatTTAACAAAAACCTTAAATagcctaaaaataaataaaaagttgccTTCCGAAAGtatcaaaagaaaaagcagCCCAGAATGACCTgcttttattataattatatctAATAACTTTTAACTTCATtataaataataacattaatatattattatatatatatatatatatatatatatatatatatatatatatatatatatatatatatatagtgcttATGCATTGTCATTTGATCagcatttttaatattgtaGCAGTGAGGCatgcatcatattttagaagtttattatattttgataGGTAAAATCCAAATCTACAAATTAACtaaaagctgtcaaataaatgaagtggagtaaaaagtgcaatatttgcctctgaaatgtagtgaagtggGAATATAAAgtagaaaaaaatggaaatactcatgtatcttaaaattgtacagtaTTTTGGTAACTCTACTTAGCTACTTCCACCTCTAAGAAATACTATTAACAATATATGATTCACAAAATGATGTGAATCATATATGCCAAACTTAATAATACTGTAGATAAAAAtggatttaaaaacacattgtatGGGAAGGTCACTTTACAATCACAATGATTTCCACATACACACTGTGGACATATCAGAGGAAAGTTACGGTGATCTGCTTGAATACACAAATAACCATGAAATGCAATTAGGTCACTGTAAATGCACTATTATCACAGACCCACTGACACAAATAATGTTGTTCAATGTGCCTATAGGGAAACCAGTCAACCTTAACTGATATCAACTgagattttatttataaaaaaaattaaaaaaacagtaggtacttgtgtttttgttgttgttgactgcCTGCGTATGAGCAAACCTCATGTGATGTCATGATGCCAAGATTGAGAAATGGTGCCATTGAATACATACTTCAAGCCTATAGAAACTTTATACCGTAGGAATATTCATATTGGTTTTCATTATCACCAGTGGCAAAATCCATCACTCATAACTTAACAGAAAACAAACCGAAAGCTTAACTTCCGGGATAAGAATGATATCCTTTGTAATGAAATCAAATGTAGATGCAGATCTAAGTTTAATTAACtcacaaattacattttaaagtaacACAAAtcataaacaaaaaatgttatGGGCAGCAGGCCATGATAGTCAGTAAACTGTTAGGATTCCAAAATTAGACTGGCACCCCAGCCAGCGTTTGGAAACAAAAGTCCCATAAAAGTTGAATCAGAAAGAATCCTGGATGTAGAGCAGCTGCAGTTACTGGAAAACGTTGTCAGCTGACAGAAACAGACATGTCAAATGAGTTCCCAGTGTGAGCAAGTTTGCAACAGTCACCACCATTGTCACTGTTAATCCGCTGGAACTGATCACATTATTCCATCAAGCTACTTAAAACAGATGTCTCCCAGTGGAGCCTGCCTCTCAGAAGATTGAAAAACAGACAGCAGGAGATTTTAgtcatgtgtatatatagttaACATTTGATATGGACATTTGTGTTGCGCTTAAGTCCATATATGTGAGGAGCAGTGTATATTATTTTCACATGAATCACTTCTCTAAAATACTGATTACAGGTGTTAggaacattgaacattttatatTCAAGATACTTGAATATGACTTGAATGAGTCGAACTATACATACTTTCAGAGGTTCTTATTGTACCCTTGTTTCAAATACATataaatcaattattttaaatctttaataattgtatttttaaatcCTTCAAAAATGAACCCAAATAAAAGTATGGAGACCTTGAATTGAACTCAAGTATATATCAAACAACAGACTATGAATCATTCCAGATCCAGAATACAGTGTTTCTTCATTCAACAACTTGAGTGATTGTACTTCCCTGGCAGTGTTTGGGTTTGCTTTCCATGAGCCAGATGATGGCAGTGTGCTGCCATGTGTGAATGTATGACTCAGCAGCACTCAGGCTGTGAATCCCCCTGACAACAAGAACATGGTCATTAATGTCTATGAGCAAACATTATATTATAGTGATAATAGATTTATTTTAATCTGTTTAATCTCTTTATGTTTTCAGAGGAACCACTTTAAATAATGCTAGTAAACTGAGGGAAAAGTACACATTGAAAATGGTAATAGAAATAGTAACCTGTAATGTTTTTGCACCAACTGTGCTGAAAACAGACATGGGTCAAGTAATTTGCAAATATCAATTAGTGTTTATATTGAATACCAAATAGATCTGGTTTAATGATTTAAGACAATACAGATTACAGTTTTTGTCCAGCGATTGTTTAACTAAGGGACACTTCATGGGGTCATTGTACTGCACGCTCCGTGCAGAAACCCATCTGGTAGTCACATTAAAAAtgtgctaaaaataaaaatagcaaatGCTATTTGACACAGGTTGGCTTTAACAATGTCCTACTTGGCATCGTCGTCAAGTTTGTCATAATGCCAGTGCtaaatgacagaaatct
This window of the Perca flavescens isolate YP-PL-M2 chromosome 6, PFLA_1.0, whole genome shotgun sequence genome carries:
- the tmem106ba gene encoding transmembrane protein 106Ba, translating into MGKFHSHLAHPKDESQDALTASGEYRDGEEDGKNGDVSQFPYVEFTGRDSVTCPTCQGTGRIPRGQENQLVALIPYSDQRLRPSRTKLYVTISVVLCLLLSGLAVFFLFPRSIDVSYVGVKSAYVSYDLEKRIVYLNITSTLNITNNNYYTISVTNITAQVQFSKTVIGKAKFNNSSVIIPLDERQIDYTVPTTIADEMSYMFDYCTLPTIKVHNIVVMMQVTVTTSYFGHAEQVSQEMYQYVDCGGNTTSLHGHVQVYK